A genomic region of Raphanus sativus cultivar WK10039 chromosome 6, ASM80110v3, whole genome shotgun sequence contains the following coding sequences:
- the LOC130496555 gene encoding B3 domain-containing protein At3g11580-like isoform X1, which translates to MSGNCYPREIHHTTPSLHHRQNDAVVDREYLFEKSLTPSDVGKLNRLVIPKQHAEKHFPLNNASDDVAAAETTEKGMLLSFEDESGKCWKFRYSYWNSSQSYVLTKGWSRYVKDKHLHAGDVVFFQRHRFDLHRVFIGWRKRGEVSSPSTVSVVSQDARVNTTTYWSNGLTTPYRQVHASTSSYPNIHQEYSHYGAVAETPTVVAGSSRTVRLFGVNLECHGDVAEPPPCPDGYNGQQFYYYSTPHPMNVSFAGEAMEQVGDGRG; encoded by the exons ATGTCAGGCAACTGTTACCCAAGAGAAATCCACCACACCACTCCCTCGTTGCACCATCGCCAAAACGACGCCGTCGTTGATAGAGAGTATTTGTTCGAGAAATCACTAACACCAAGCGATGTTGGAAAGCTAAACCGTTTAGTCATACCGAAGCAACACGCTGAGAAACACTTCCCTCTAAATAATGCCAGCGATGACGTGGCGGCGGCAGAGACGACGGAGAAAGGGATGCTTCTTAGCTTCGAGGACGAGTCGGGAAAGTGTTGGAAATTCAGATACTCGTATTGGAACAGTAGCCAAAGCTACGTGTTGACCAAAGGATGGAGCAGGTACGTCAAAGACAAGCACCTCCACGCAGGGGACGTTGTTTTCTTTCAGCGGCACCGTTTTGATCTACATAGAGTCTTCATTGGTTGGCGAAAACGCGGCGAGGTTTCGTCCCCTTCCACCGTCTCCGTCGTGTCTCAAGATGCTCGAGTTAACACGACGACATACTGGAGCAACGGCTTGACTACACCTTACCGTCAAGTACACGCGTCAACGAGCTCTTACCCTAACATTCACCAAGAGTATTCACACTATG GCGCCGTCGCTGAGACACCGACGGTAGTTGCAGGGAGCTCGAGGACGGTGAGGCTATTTGGAGTTAACCTCGAATGTCACGGTGACGTTGCCGAGCCACCACCGTGCCCCGACGGCTACAATGGCCAACAGTTTTACTATTACTCAACTCCTCATCCCATg AATGTATCATTTGCTGGGGAAGCAATGGAACAGGTAGGAGATGGACGAGGCTGA
- the LOC130496555 gene encoding B3 domain-containing protein At3g11580-like isoform X2, whose product MSGNCYPREIHHTTPSLHHRQNDAVVDREYLFEKSLTPSDVGKLNRLVIPKQHAEKHFPLNNASDDVAAAETTEKGMLLSFEDESGKCWKFRYSYWNSSQSYVLTKGWSRYVKDKHLHAGDVVFFQRHRFDLHRVFIGWRKRGEVSSPSTVSVVSQDARVNTTTYWSNGLTTPYRQVHASTSSYPNIHQEYSHYGAVAETPTVVAGSSRTVRLFGVNLECHGDVAEPPPCPDGYNGQQFYYYSTPHPMRKCERNI is encoded by the exons ATGTCAGGCAACTGTTACCCAAGAGAAATCCACCACACCACTCCCTCGTTGCACCATCGCCAAAACGACGCCGTCGTTGATAGAGAGTATTTGTTCGAGAAATCACTAACACCAAGCGATGTTGGAAAGCTAAACCGTTTAGTCATACCGAAGCAACACGCTGAGAAACACTTCCCTCTAAATAATGCCAGCGATGACGTGGCGGCGGCAGAGACGACGGAGAAAGGGATGCTTCTTAGCTTCGAGGACGAGTCGGGAAAGTGTTGGAAATTCAGATACTCGTATTGGAACAGTAGCCAAAGCTACGTGTTGACCAAAGGATGGAGCAGGTACGTCAAAGACAAGCACCTCCACGCAGGGGACGTTGTTTTCTTTCAGCGGCACCGTTTTGATCTACATAGAGTCTTCATTGGTTGGCGAAAACGCGGCGAGGTTTCGTCCCCTTCCACCGTCTCCGTCGTGTCTCAAGATGCTCGAGTTAACACGACGACATACTGGAGCAACGGCTTGACTACACCTTACCGTCAAGTACACGCGTCAACGAGCTCTTACCCTAACATTCACCAAGAGTATTCACACTATG GCGCCGTCGCTGAGACACCGACGGTAGTTGCAGGGAGCTCGAGGACGGTGAGGCTATTTGGAGTTAACCTCGAATGTCACGGTGACGTTGCCGAGCCACCACCGTGCCCCGACGGCTACAATGGCCAACAGTTTTACTATTACTCAACTCCTCATCCCATg AGAAAGTGCGAAAGGAATATCTGA
- the LOC108810950 gene encoding protein trichome birefringence-like 8, with product MDDHQESSSLKQLFSLSSSPFLSTFKIKKHTLFVISLLITFLIFFVIVVDLVGFKPRLSIGFLSKTLTKKPRNNDVCDYSYGRWVRRRKRDVHETYYGEECRFLDSGFRCLNSGRKDSGFRQWRWQPHGCNLPRFNAIDFLERSRNRRIVFVGDSIGRNQWESLLCMLSQAVSNESEIYEVNGNPITKHKGFLSMRFPEHNLTVEYHRTPFLVVIGRPPENSPEDVRMTVRVDEFNWQSKRWVGSDVLVFNTGHWWNEDKTFNVGVYFQEGGKLNKTMSVMEGFEKSLKTWKSWVLEKLDPESSYIFFRSLSPVHYRNGTWNLGGLCDAETEPEIDMKKMESDPVHNFYISKVIQEMKYEHSRVKFMNITYLTEFRKDGHPSRYRGPDVPENAPQDCSHWCLPGVPDTWNEVLYAQLLSMNYRTK from the exons ATGGATGATCACCAAGAATCGAGTTCTCTCAAGCAACTCTTCTCTCTATCTTCATCTCCTTTCCTCTCAACCTTCAAGATCAAGAAACATACATTATTCGTAATCTCTCTTCTCATTACTTTCCTTATCTTCTTCGTCATCGTCGTTGATCTTGTCGGCTTCAAGCCTCGTCTCTCTATCGGATTCTTGTCGAAAACATTAACTAAGAAACCAAGAAACAACGACGTATGCGACTATTCATACGGTAGATGGGTTCGTAGACGAAAACGTGACGTGCACGAAACCTATTACGGAGAAGAGTGTCGGTTTCTGGATTCTGGTTTTCGTTGTCTGAATAGTGGAAGAAAAGATTCTGGCTTCCGACAATGGCGATGGCAACCACACGGCTGCAATCTTCCACG ATTCAACGCAATTGATTTTCTGGAGAGGAGTCGGAATAGGAGGATAGTGTTCGTCGGAGATTCCATCGGAAGGAACCAATGGGAGTCTCTTTTGTGTATGCTTTCACAAGCTGTGTCTAATGAATCTGAGATATATGAAGTTAATGGGAACCCTATAACCAAGCACAAGGGCTTCCTTTCGATGCGGTTTCCTGAACATAACCTAACCGTTGAGTATCATAGAACTCCGTTTCTTGTTGTGATTGGTCGGCCACCTGAGAACTCACCGGAAGACGTCAGAATGACGGTTAGAGTCGATGAGTTTAACTGGCAGTCAAAAAGATGGGTCGGGTCTGATGTTTTGGTCTTTAACACAGGACACTGGTGGAACGAGGACAAAACCTTTAACGT aggTGTCTATTTTCAGGAGGGGGGTAAGTTAAACAAGACAATGAGTGTAATGGAGGGGTTTGAGAAGTCTTTAAAGACATGGAAGTCATGGGTTTTAGAGAAACTAGATCCCGAGAGTAGTTACATCTTCTTCAGAAGCCTTTCTCCTGTGCATTATAG GAACGGGACATGGAACTTGGGTGGTCTGTGTGATGCAGAGACGGAGCCAGAGATTGatatgaagaagatggaatCTGACCCTGTCCACAACTTCTATATCTCTAAAGTAATACAAGAAATGAAATATGAACATAGTAGGGTTAAGTTTATGAACATTACATACCTGACTGAGTTCAGGAAAGATGGTCATCCTTCAAGGTATCGTGGTCCGGATGTTCCTGAAAATGCTCCTCAAGACTGCAGTCACTGGTGCTTGCCTGGTGTACCTGACACATGGAATGAGGTTCTCTATGCGCAGCTATTGTCAATGAATTACCGAACAAAATGA
- the LOC108810565 gene encoding casparian strip membrane protein 2: MKNESTIIDVPAESSSAMKGSAPLIGMAKDHTTSDSGGYKRGLSIFDFFLRLAAIIASSVAAGTMFTSDETLPFFTQFLQFQAGYDDLPTFQFFVIAMSMISGYLVLSLPFSVVTIIRPLAVAPRLLLLVLDTAAMAFNMAAASSAAAIAYLAHNGNQNTNWLPICQQFENFCQKTSGAVVSSFVSVVFLIILVVISGVALKRH; the protein is encoded by the exons ATGAAGAACGAATCCACCATCATTGATGTCCCTGCAGAATCCAGCTCAGCCATGAAAGGATCAGCTCCTTTAATCGGTATGGCTAAAGACCACACTACTAGTGACTCAGGTGGATACAAGAGAGGTCTCTCAATCTTCGACTTCTTCCTCCGTTTAGCTGCCATTATTGCATCATCAGTCGCTGCTGGAACGATGTTTACAAGCGACGAGACACTTCCCTTCTTTACACAGTTCTTACAATTCCAAGCTGGTTACGACGATCTACCAACTTTCCA GTTCTTTGTGATTGCCATGTCCATGATCTCAGGATATCTTGTCCTATCTCTTCCTTTCTCCGTCGTCACCATCATTCGCCCTCTCGCCGTAGCCCCAAGACTCCTCTTGCTCGTTCTAGACACT GCGGCGATGGCGTTTAACATGGCGGCTGCATCATCGGCGGCTGCGATAGCGTATCTAGCACACAACGGAAACCAGAACACGAACTGGCTCCCCATTTGCCAACAGTTTGAAAACTTCTGTCAGAAAACTAGCGGAGCTGTGGTCTCCTCCTTTGTCTCCGTAGTCTTCCTCATCATCCTTGTCGTCATCTCAGGTGTCGCTCTAAAAAGACACTAG
- the LOC108809577 gene encoding cyclin-B1-3, translating into MATRRVIPQQVRGDDPVAAEAKNRRALGDIGNIASLLPGVEAGKVNRPLTRNFRAQLLENANKKQINVAKKPEAVQKKARAVAKPPQTHEVIVISPDTNEVAKAKHDAASSKKKVTYTSVLNARSKAAAASKTLDIDSADRDNDLAAVEYVEDMYSFYKEVENESKAQMYMQTQTEINEKMRSILVDWLVDVHVKFDLSPETLYLTINIIDRFLSLKTIPRRELQLLGVSALLIASKYEEIWPPQVNDLVYVTDNTYQSKQILMMEKTILGCLEWYLTVPTQYVFLARFIKASVPSVPDPEMENMVHFLAELGLMHYDALKFRPSMLAASAVYTARCCLNKTPVWTETLEFHTGYSEHELMECSKLLAFLHSRVGESKLRAVFKKYSKAERCAVALVSPAKSVLSSTPAP; encoded by the exons atgGCGACGAGAAGAGTTATTCCTCAACAAGTTCGAG GGGACGATCCCGTGGCGGCGGAAGCAAAGAACCGTCGCGCTCTCGGGGACATCGGAAACATCGCTTCTCTTCTTCCCGGAGTCGAAGCCGGAAAAGTTAATCGGCCCTTGACCCGTAACTTCCGTGCCCAATTGCTTGAAAACGCTAACAAAAAG CAAATCAATGTAGCCAAGAAACCAGAAGCGGTTCAAAAGAAAGCAAGAGCTGTCGCTAAGCCTCCGCAGACTCATGAAGTGATTGTGATCAGTCCAGATACAAACGAGGTTGCTAAAGCCAAACACGATGCTGCGTCGTCCAAGAAGAAAGTTACTTACACTTCCGTTCTCAATGCTCGAAGCAAG GCTGCTGCTGCTTCCAAGACTCTTGATATTGATTCCGCGGACAGAGACAACGACCTTGCTGCTGTGGAGTATGTTGAGGACATGTACTCTTTCTACAAAGAGGTTGAG AATGAGAGCAAGGCTCAGATGTATATGCAGACACAGACTGAGATCAACGAGAAGATGAGATCGATTCTTGTAGACTGGCTTGTAGACGTTCATGTCAAGTTTGATCTCTCCCCTGAGACTCTTTACCTCACCATCAACATAATTGATCGGTTCCTGTCTCTGAAAACCATCCCGAGGAGAGAGCTACAGCTTCTAGGCGTTAGTGCTTTGCTCATTGCCTCCAAATACGAAGAGATCTGGCCTCCTCAG GTGAATGATTTGGTGTATGTCACTGACAACACGTACCAGAGCAAGCAGATTCTAATGATGGAGAAGACCATTTTGGGATGTCTGGAGTGGTACCTGACGGTTCCAACGCAGTATGTGTTCCTCGCGAGGTTCATCAAAGCTTCGGTTCCTTCGGTTCCTGACCCGGAGATGGAGAACATGGTTCACTTCTTAGCTGAGTTGGGTCTGATGCACTACGACGCTTTGAAGTTCCGCCCTTCGATGCTGGCTGCTTCAGCAGTCTACACCGCGAGATGCTGCTTGAACAAGACCCCGGTCTGGACTGAAACTCTCGAATTCCACACTGGTTACTCTGAACATGAGCTCAT GGAGTGCTCGAAGCTATTAGCATTCCTTCACTCAAGAGTTGGGGAGAGCAAGCTGCGAGCTGTGTTCAAGAAGTATTCGAAAGCTGAAAGATGTGCTGTTGCTTTGGTCTCACCAGCAAAGTCTGTTTTGTCTTCTACGCCTGCTCCTTGA
- the LOC108833192 gene encoding 40S ribosomal protein S14-2, with amino-acid sequence MSRRKTREPKEETVTLGPAVRDGEQVFGVVHIFASFNDTFIHVTDLSGRETLVRITGGMKVKADRDESSPYAAMLAAQDVAQRCKELGITAMHVKLRATGGNKTKTPGPGAQSALRALARSGMKIGRIEDVTPIPTDSTRRKGGRRGRRL; translated from the exons ATG tcGAGGAGAAAGACCAGAGAGCCCAAGGAGGAAACAGTGACTCTAGGACCTGCTGTTCGTGACGGAGAGCAAGTGTTCGGTGTTGTTCACATCTTTGCTTCTTTCAACGACACTTTCATT CATGTTACTGATCTGTCGGGAAGAGAAACTCTCGTCCGTATCACCG GTGGGATGAAGGTGAAGGCTGACCGTGATGAATCCTCTCCTTACGCTGCTATGCTTGCCGCTCAAGATGTTGCTCAAAGATGCAAG GAGCTTGGCATCACAGCCATGCACGTGAAGCTCCGTGCCACTGGAGGAAACAAAACCAAGACTCCAGGCCCTGGTGCTCAGTCTGCTCTCAGAGCCCTTGCTCGTTCTGGCATGAAGATTGGTCGTATTG AGGACGTTACTCCAATTCCCACCGACAGTACACGTAGAAAGGGTggacgaagaggaagaagactctGA
- the LOC108809241 gene encoding probable small nuclear ribonucleoprotein G, which yields MSRSGQPPDLKKYMDKKLQIKLNANRMVVGTLRGFDQFMNLVVDNTVEVNGDDKTDIGMVVIRGNSIVTVEALEPVGRS from the exons ATGAGTCGATCAGGCCAGCCTCCGGATCTCAAGAA GTACATGGACAAGAAGCTCCAAA TTAAGCTTAATGCCAACAGAATGGTAGTTGGAACTCTCCGTGGGTTTGACCAGTTCATGAACCTTGTTGTCGATAACACTGTTGAGGTCAATGGTGATGACAAAACTGACATCGGCATGGTG GTGATAAGAGGAAACAGCATTGTCACTGTTGAAGCTCTTGAGCCAGTTGGAAGATCTTAG
- the LOC108813762 gene encoding rho GTPase-activating protein 4, with amino-acid sequence MAKVLNSSQSCRFPSPSSSSSTSCGANDGNRDPHSLFNISRQEEEEEEEERSEKEEERFELSSALEILVSAIRRSVIGGCVGEEDLCSMEIGVPSDVRHVAHVTFDRFHGFLGLPVEFEPEVPRRAPSASATVFGVSTESMQLSYDTRGNIVPTILLMMQSHLYSRGGLQVEGIFRINGENTQEEYIREELNKGVIPNNIDVHCLASLIKAWFRELPTGVLDSLSPEQVMESETEDECVELVKLLPSTEASLLDWSVNLMADVVEMEHVNKMNARNIAMVFAPNMTQMLDPLTALMYAVKVMNFLKTLIGKTLKERKEARDRLVQGSNPGPRDQNGDDQSSRQLLHLMKAANEEEAVDTFEAETKDREGSEELIGLKSSLVKSCGGFGEKENGWEEENRKMKRTMSNASSIVGRVNYRVELFEAWR; translated from the exons ATGGCGAAAGTACTAAACTCGAGCCAATCATGTCGTTTCCCTTCACCTTCAAGCTCCTCTTCTACATCATGCGGAGCCAATGATGGTAACAGAGACCCACATTCTCTTTTTAACATTTCTCgtcaagaggaagaagaagaggaagaggagagaagcgagaaagaggaagaaagaTTCGAGCTTTCGTCTGCATTGGAGATTCTTGTCTCTGCAATCAGAAGGTCTGTGATTGGTGGGTGTGTTGGAGAAGAGGATCTTTGTTCGATGGAGATTGGTGTCCCTTCAGATGTTAGACATGTCGCTCATGTCACCTTTGATCGTTTCCATGGCTTTCTTGGTTTGCCTGTTGAGTTTGAACCTGAAGTCCCTAGACGAGCTCCTAGTGCAAG TGCAACCGTGTTTGGAGTCTCAACTGAGTCAATGCAGCTATCATATGATACTAGAGGGAACATTGTGCCTACAATACTCTTGATGATGCAGAGTCACTTGTACAGTAGAGGCGGCTTGCAG gtaGAAGGAATATTCAGGATTAATGGTGAGAATACTCAAGAGGAGTACATAAGAGAAGAGCTGAACAAAGGTGTTATACCAAACAACATTGATGTACATTGCTTGGCAAGTCTCATTAAG gCTTGGTTTAGGGAACTTCCAACCGGTGTGCTGGACTCACTCTCACCAGAGCAAGTCATGGAGTCCGAAACTGAAGACGAGTGCGTGGAGCTTGTAAAGCTTCTTCCTTCAACGGAAGCTTCTCTGCTAGATTGGTCAGTCAATCTGATGGCAGACGTTGTGGAGATGGAACATGTCAACAAGATGAACGCTCGAAACATCGCTATGGTTTTCGCGCCCAACATGACTCAGATGTTGGATCCGTTGACGGCTCTGATGTACGCGGTGAAAGTCATGAACTTTCTTAAGACCCTTATCGGGAAAACGCTTAAAGAACGTAAAGAGGCTCGAGATAGGTTGGTTCAAGGCTCGAACCCGGGTCCTAGAGACCAGAACGGTGATGATCAGAGTAGCAGGCAGTTGTTGCATCTCATGAAAGCTGCTAACGAGGAGGAAGCTGTGGATACCTTTGAGGCGGAAACGAAAGACAGAGAAGGATCTGAAGAACTTATTGGTTTAAAGTCGTCTCTGGTTAAAAGCTGTGGAGGTTTTGGAGAGAAAGAGAATGGTTGGGAGGAGGAGAATAGGAAGATGAAGAGGACAATGTCGAATGCGAGTAGTATTGTTGGACGTGTGAATTACAGAGTTGAGCTGTTCGAAGCTTGGCGGTGA
- the LOC108833189 gene encoding glycerol-3-phosphate acyltransferase 5-like isoform X2, whose amino-acid sequence MERGKTTSDSVVTEFEGTMLRNEDSFSYFMLVAFEASGLIRFAILLFLWPVITLLDVFSYKIASIKLMTFVATVGLRESEIQSVARAVLPKFYLDDVSMDTWKVYSSCKKKVVVTRMPRVMVEMFAKEHLRADEVIGSELIVNRFGFVTGLIRETDIDQSVLSRVADLFGDRKPQIGLARPGKTLSTTFLSLCEDHIHAPIPENYNHRNKQFELRPLPVIFHDGRLVKRPTPATALLILTWIPLGIILAAIRIFLGSVLPLWATPYVSKIFGGQVIVKGKPPQAPTAGNSGVLFVCTHRTLMDPVVLSYVLGRSVPAVTYSISRLSEILSPIPTVRLTRVRDVDAAKIKQQLSEGDLVVCPEGTTCREPFLLRFSGLFAELTDRIVPVAMNYRVGFFHATTARGWKGLDPIFFFMNPRPVYEVTFLNQLPVEATCSSGKSPHDVANYVQRILAAALGFECTNFTRRDKYRVLAGNDGTVSYLSFLDQLKKI is encoded by the exons atggAGCGAGGTAAAACGACTTCAGATTCTGTCGTGACGGAATTTGAAGGGACAATGCTGCGGAACGAAGATTCATTCTCTTACTTCATGCTCGTTGCCTTCGAAGCATCTGGTCTAATTCGTTTCGCCATCTTGCTGTTTCTTTGGCCTGTAATCACACTCCTTGACGTTTTCAGCTACAAGATCGCCTCTATCAAGCTCATGACTTTTGTAGCCACGGTTGGTTTACGCGAATCAGAGATTCAATCGGTGGCTAGAGCCGTCCTTCCTAAGTTCTACTTGGATGACGTAAGCATGGACACTTGGAAGGTTTACAGCTCGTGCAAGAAGAAGGTTGTGGTGACGAGAATGCCTCGAGTTATGGTGGAAATGTTTGCAAAGGAGCATCTTAGAGCCGATGAGGTCATCGGTTCAGAGCTGATTGTGAACCGGTTCGGGTTTGTCACCGGTTTGATACGTGAAACTGATATCGATCAATCTGTTTTGAGCCGTGTTGCTGATTTGTTTGGTGATAGAAAGCCTCAGATAGGTCTTGCAAGACCGGGCAAGACACTTTCTACAACTTTCTTATCTTTATGTGAG GATCATATTCATGCACCAATACCAGAGAACTACAACCACCGTAACAAACAATTTGAGCTACGGCCACTTCCGGTAATCTTCCACGACGGACGCCTTGTCAAGCGGCCAACTCCAGCCACCGCACTCCTCATCCTCACATGGATCCCATTAGGAATCATTCTCGCCGCCATCCGGATCTTTCTTGGATCCGTCCTCCCATTATGGGCCACACCGTACGTCTCCAAGATATTCGGTGGCCAGGTCATCGTCAAAGGCAAGCCTCCTCAGGCACCAACGGCAGGAAACTCCGGTGTTCTCTTCGTGTGCACTCACAGAACCCTAATGGACCCGGTGGTATTATCGTATGTGCTCGGACGCAGCGTCCCGGCCGTTACTTACTCGATCTCACGCTTATCCGAGATATTATCTCCCATTCCAACCGTTAGATTGACAAGAGTCCGAGATGTAGACGCAGCAAAGATCAAACAACAACTGTCTGAAGGCGATCTAGTGGTTTGTCCTGAGGGAACCACTTGTCGTGAACCGTTCTTGCTAAGATTTAGCGGGCTTTTCGCTGAGTTAACGGATAGGATTGTACCCGTTGCTATGAATTATAGAGTTGGGTTCTTCCACGCGACCACAGCGAGAGGCTGGAAAGGTTTAGACCCGATTTTCTTCTTCATGAACCCGAGACCGGTTTACGAGGTTACTTTCTTGAACCAGCTTCCGGTTGAGGCTACGTGTTCCTCAGGGAAGAGTCCGCATGACGTGGCGAATTATGTTCAGAGGATCTTAGCGGCTGCGTTAGGGTTCGAATGCACTAACTTCACGAGGAGAGATAAGTATAGGGTCCTTGCTGGAAACGATGGAACGGTTTCGTATTTATCGTTTCTTGACCAGTTGAAGAAG ATATGA
- the LOC108833189 gene encoding glycerol-3-phosphate acyltransferase 5-like isoform X1 gives MERGKTTSDSVVTEFEGTMLRNEDSFSYFMLVAFEASGLIRFAILLFLWPVITLLDVFSYKIASIKLMTFVATVGLRESEIQSVARAVLPKFYLDDVSMDTWKVYSSCKKKVVVTRMPRVMVEMFAKEHLRADEVIGSELIVNRFGFVTGLIRETDIDQSVLSRVADLFGDRKPQIGLARPGKTLSTTFLSLCEDHIHAPIPENYNHRNKQFELRPLPVIFHDGRLVKRPTPATALLILTWIPLGIILAAIRIFLGSVLPLWATPYVSKIFGGQVIVKGKPPQAPTAGNSGVLFVCTHRTLMDPVVLSYVLGRSVPAVTYSISRLSEILSPIPTVRLTRVRDVDAAKIKQQLSEGDLVVCPEGTTCREPFLLRFSGLFAELTDRIVPVAMNYRVGFFHATTARGWKGLDPIFFFMNPRPVYEVTFLNQLPVEATCSSGKSPHDVANYVQRILAAALGFECTNFTRRDKYRVLAGNDGTVSYLSFLDQLKKVVGTFEPFLH, from the exons atggAGCGAGGTAAAACGACTTCAGATTCTGTCGTGACGGAATTTGAAGGGACAATGCTGCGGAACGAAGATTCATTCTCTTACTTCATGCTCGTTGCCTTCGAAGCATCTGGTCTAATTCGTTTCGCCATCTTGCTGTTTCTTTGGCCTGTAATCACACTCCTTGACGTTTTCAGCTACAAGATCGCCTCTATCAAGCTCATGACTTTTGTAGCCACGGTTGGTTTACGCGAATCAGAGATTCAATCGGTGGCTAGAGCCGTCCTTCCTAAGTTCTACTTGGATGACGTAAGCATGGACACTTGGAAGGTTTACAGCTCGTGCAAGAAGAAGGTTGTGGTGACGAGAATGCCTCGAGTTATGGTGGAAATGTTTGCAAAGGAGCATCTTAGAGCCGATGAGGTCATCGGTTCAGAGCTGATTGTGAACCGGTTCGGGTTTGTCACCGGTTTGATACGTGAAACTGATATCGATCAATCTGTTTTGAGCCGTGTTGCTGATTTGTTTGGTGATAGAAAGCCTCAGATAGGTCTTGCAAGACCGGGCAAGACACTTTCTACAACTTTCTTATCTTTATGTGAG GATCATATTCATGCACCAATACCAGAGAACTACAACCACCGTAACAAACAATTTGAGCTACGGCCACTTCCGGTAATCTTCCACGACGGACGCCTTGTCAAGCGGCCAACTCCAGCCACCGCACTCCTCATCCTCACATGGATCCCATTAGGAATCATTCTCGCCGCCATCCGGATCTTTCTTGGATCCGTCCTCCCATTATGGGCCACACCGTACGTCTCCAAGATATTCGGTGGCCAGGTCATCGTCAAAGGCAAGCCTCCTCAGGCACCAACGGCAGGAAACTCCGGTGTTCTCTTCGTGTGCACTCACAGAACCCTAATGGACCCGGTGGTATTATCGTATGTGCTCGGACGCAGCGTCCCGGCCGTTACTTACTCGATCTCACGCTTATCCGAGATATTATCTCCCATTCCAACCGTTAGATTGACAAGAGTCCGAGATGTAGACGCAGCAAAGATCAAACAACAACTGTCTGAAGGCGATCTAGTGGTTTGTCCTGAGGGAACCACTTGTCGTGAACCGTTCTTGCTAAGATTTAGCGGGCTTTTCGCTGAGTTAACGGATAGGATTGTACCCGTTGCTATGAATTATAGAGTTGGGTTCTTCCACGCGACCACAGCGAGAGGCTGGAAAGGTTTAGACCCGATTTTCTTCTTCATGAACCCGAGACCGGTTTACGAGGTTACTTTCTTGAACCAGCTTCCGGTTGAGGCTACGTGTTCCTCAGGGAAGAGTCCGCATGACGTGGCGAATTATGTTCAGAGGATCTTAGCGGCTGCGTTAGGGTTCGAATGCACTAACTTCACGAGGAGAGATAAGTATAGGGTCCTTGCTGGAAACGATGGAACGGTTTCGTATTTATCGTTTCTTGACCAGTTGAAGAAGGTGGTGGGCACTTTCGAACCTTTTCTACATTAA